A window of the Henckelia pumila isolate YLH828 chromosome 3, ASM3356847v2, whole genome shotgun sequence genome harbors these coding sequences:
- the LOC140887788 gene encoding putative F-box/FBD/LRR-repeat protein At3g49040 isoform X2 encodes MSENGEVDKISQLPDDALVAIISRLTWREAIATSILSTRWRHLYTYITRLSYSTLHPSERSKDKYFQQLQEKEFSKHMNETYDFFASNKDPLFLEEFKLHIPCLKGGNIKRLLPLVLEKEVESIDIRIIYHNKAMPGYYTFPRKTLINRKGGDLGLFPGLKSLRKLSLRSLHVDDRDVELFVSNCAVLEHLSIVGSYRYSHPEYSIFLQNVPKLVEFNASDQRHVLGHILPGIASPVLDQLLHINVVSTEISNHCILPPLPVLNNLKHLKLQVNCMDGSRAFLHDFPRYWRCPSLQKLEIKLLWMSFEVYDDGYHALLKDLHETGMSTIKPRSHLKEVTLSGCIGSPVDLSLLFIIIKQAVALETLIVEPCQQTPEIRQRAAALAREYLKQITPVSTNLIIM; translated from the exons ATGAGTGAGAACGGGGAGGTGGACAAGATCAGCCAGTTGCCAGACGATGCTCTTGTGGCCATAATCTCTCGATTAACATGGCGAGAAGCTATCGCCACCAGCATCCTATCGACTCGTTGGCGCCACCTCTATACTTACATCACTCGGCTCTCCTACTCCACTCTACATCCCTCCGAACGATCAAAAGACAAATATTTTCAACAATTACAGGAAAAGGAATTTTCCAAGCACATGAATGAGACTTATGATTTCTTTGCTTCAAATAAAGACCCTCTGTTTTTGGAAGAATTCAAGTTGCATATACCCTGTCTGAAGGGAGGAAATATTAAGAGGTTGCTTCCATtagtgctggaaaaagaagtAGAAAGCATCGACATACGCATAATTTATCACAACAAAGCTATGCCTGGCTATTACACTTTTCCCCGTAAGACTTTGATTAATAGAAAAGGTGGCGACTTAGGGTTGTTTCCAGGCCTCAAGTCACTCAGAAAATTGTCCCTACGCTCTCTTCATGTAGATGATCGAGATGTCGAGCTTTTCGTTTCGAATTGTGCTGTTCTGGAACACTTGTCCATTGTGGGTTCTTACAG GTATTCACACCCCGAGTATTCAATTTTCCTCCAAAATGTCCCAAAGCTTGTTGAGTTCAATGCTTCCGATCAACGTCACGTACTTGGCCACATCTTACCCGGAATTGCGTCTCCCGTTCTTGATCAACTGCTGCACATTAATGTTGTCTCAACAGAAATCTCT AATCATTGTATATTGCCACCCCTACCGGTATTAAATAATCTAAAGCATCTCAAGCTTCAAGTTAATTGTATGGATGGTAGCAGGGCTTTTCTTCATGATTTTCCTCGGTATTGGCGATGTCCTAGCTTGCAGAAACTTGAGATAAAG CTTCTGTGGATGAGTTTTGAAGTTTATGATGATGGATATCATGCACTTTTAAAAGATTTACATGAAACGGGAATGTCGACGATTAAACCACGTAGCCATCTCAAAGAGGTGACTCTCTCAGGATGCATAGGGTCTCCAGTTGATTTAAGcttattatttattatcatcAAGCAAGCCGTTGCACTAGAAACACTCATTGTCGAACCTTGTCAACAAACTCCGGAAATCCGACAGAGGGCTGCGGCTCTTGCACGAGAGTATCTCAAGCAAATTACACCGGTCTCGACTAATCTAATCATTATGTAG
- the LOC140887788 gene encoding uncharacterized protein isoform X1 — protein sequence MSENGEVDKISQLPDDALVAIISRLTWREAIATSILSTRWRHLYTYITRLSYSTLHPSERSKDKYFQQLQEKEFSKHMNETYDFFASNKDPLFLEEFKLHIPCLKGGNIKRLLPLVLEKEVESIDIRIIYHNKAMPGYYTFPRKTLINRKGGDLGLFPGLKSLRKLSLRSLHVDDRDVELFVSNCAVLEHLSIVGSYRLEKVSLVGHSKLKCLEISSSRNLVSIEVHDMINLVSLTCYKIQHRYSHPEYSIFLQNVPKLVEFNASDQRHVLGHILPGIASPVLDQLLHINVVSTEISNHCILPPLPVLNNLKHLKLQVNCMDGSRAFLHDFPRYWRCPSLQKLEIKLLWMSFEVYDDGYHALLKDLHETGMSTIKPRSHLKEVTLSGCIGSPVDLSLLFIIIKQAVALETLIVEPCQQTPEIRQRAAALAREYLKQITPVSTNLIIM from the exons ATGAGTGAGAACGGGGAGGTGGACAAGATCAGCCAGTTGCCAGACGATGCTCTTGTGGCCATAATCTCTCGATTAACATGGCGAGAAGCTATCGCCACCAGCATCCTATCGACTCGTTGGCGCCACCTCTATACTTACATCACTCGGCTCTCCTACTCCACTCTACATCCCTCCGAACGATCAAAAGACAAATATTTTCAACAATTACAGGAAAAGGAATTTTCCAAGCACATGAATGAGACTTATGATTTCTTTGCTTCAAATAAAGACCCTCTGTTTTTGGAAGAATTCAAGTTGCATATACCCTGTCTGAAGGGAGGAAATATTAAGAGGTTGCTTCCATtagtgctggaaaaagaagtAGAAAGCATCGACATACGCATAATTTATCACAACAAAGCTATGCCTGGCTATTACACTTTTCCCCGTAAGACTTTGATTAATAGAAAAGGTGGCGACTTAGGGTTGTTTCCAGGCCTCAAGTCACTCAGAAAATTGTCCCTACGCTCTCTTCATGTAGATGATCGAGATGTCGAGCTTTTCGTTTCGAATTGTGCTGTTCTGGAACACTTGTCCATTGTGGGTTCTTACAGGTTAGAAAAGGTGTCGTTGGTTGGACATTCCAAGTTGAAGTGCTTGGAGATTTCTTCTTCTAGGAATTTGGTGTCGATTGAGGTTCATGACATGATCAACCTTGTTTCTTTGACATGCTATAAAATACAACATAGGTATTCACACCCCGAGTATTCAATTTTCCTCCAAAATGTCCCAAAGCTTGTTGAGTTCAATGCTTCCGATCAACGTCACGTACTTGGCCACATCTTACCCGGAATTGCGTCTCCCGTTCTTGATCAACTGCTGCACATTAATGTTGTCTCAACAGAAATCTCT AATCATTGTATATTGCCACCCCTACCGGTATTAAATAATCTAAAGCATCTCAAGCTTCAAGTTAATTGTATGGATGGTAGCAGGGCTTTTCTTCATGATTTTCCTCGGTATTGGCGATGTCCTAGCTTGCAGAAACTTGAGATAAAG CTTCTGTGGATGAGTTTTGAAGTTTATGATGATGGATATCATGCACTTTTAAAAGATTTACATGAAACGGGAATGTCGACGATTAAACCACGTAGCCATCTCAAAGAGGTGACTCTCTCAGGATGCATAGGGTCTCCAGTTGATTTAAGcttattatttattatcatcAAGCAAGCCGTTGCACTAGAAACACTCATTGTCGAACCTTGTCAACAAACTCCGGAAATCCGACAGAGGGCTGCGGCTCTTGCACGAGAGTATCTCAAGCAAATTACACCGGTCTCGACTAATCTAATCATTATGTAG